In Sander lucioperca isolate FBNREF2018 chromosome 12, SLUC_FBN_1.2, whole genome shotgun sequence, one DNA window encodes the following:
- the tmem269 gene encoding transmembrane protein 269 isoform X2: MCNMVMGMASILSSLNGHHHAACWLVLIGYLLDLADGAVARRLGACSALGAKLDDFADFTTFGIATSLLLRTTDLMDNILCVCYVLSVFVRLCFFTSGIPFMYRGLPCIYSSGILASVSLLSGGNLVVLRVIAAAMIFFMISQSFYPHDKVLESQAWKKVVYAGGVIMVFCSSFPPACVYYLLWSVSYILFPTSLWSSKV; encoded by the exons ATGTGCAACATGGTCATGGGCATGGCCTCCATTCTCAGCAGTCTAAATGG GCACCATCATGCTGCATGTTGGCTGGTTCTGATTGGCTACCTGCTGGATTTGGCAGATGGAGCAGTTGCCAGGCGACTCGGTGCTTGCTCTGCGCTGG GTGCAAAGCTCGATGATTTTGCTGACTTTACGACATTCGGGATTGCCACGTCATTGCTCCTAAGGACAACTGACCTGATGGACAACATCCTGTGCGTGTGTTACgtcttgtctgtgtttgtccgCCTCTGTTTCTTCACGAGCG GGATCCCATTCATGTACCGCGGCCTGCCCTGCATCTACTCCTCAGGCATCCTGGCCAgtgtctctctgctgtctgGTGGGAACCTGGTCGTGCTGCGGGTCATTGCAGCAGCCATGATCTTCTTCATGATCAGCCAGAGCTTCTACCCCCATGACAAAGTGCTGGAGTCCCAGGCCTGGAAGAAAGTTGTCTATGCTGGAG GAGTCATCATGGTGTTTTGCTCTTCCTTCCCCCCTGCATGTGTCTACTACCTGCTGTGGTCAGTCTCCTACATTTTGTTCCCAACATCCCTTTGGAGCAGTAAAGTGTAA
- the tmem269 gene encoding transmembrane protein 269 isoform X1, with protein sequence MFFDPETIMILLTPSSGLFRCTNKLFLSDEATGLQIKEFARKNAANALSMCNMVMGMASILSSLNGHHHAACWLVLIGYLLDLADGAVARRLGACSALGAKLDDFADFTTFGIATSLLLRTTDLMDNILCVCYVLSVFVRLCFFTSGIPFMYRGLPCIYSSGILASVSLLSGGNLVVLRVIAAAMIFFMISQSFYPHDKVLESQAWKKVVYAGGVIMVFCSSFPPACVYYLLWSVSYILFPTSLWSSKV encoded by the exons ATGTTCTTTGACCCAGAGACAATCATGATCCTCCTGACTCCCTCTTCTG GTCTCTTCCGGTGTACCAACAAGCTCTTTCTGAGTGATGAAGCCACCGGACTCCAGATCAAGGAGTTTGCACGTAAAAATGCAGCTAATGCTCTGTCAATGTGCAACATGGTCATGGGCATGGCCTCCATTCTCAGCAGTCTAAATGG GCACCATCATGCTGCATGTTGGCTGGTTCTGATTGGCTACCTGCTGGATTTGGCAGATGGAGCAGTTGCCAGGCGACTCGGTGCTTGCTCTGCGCTGG GTGCAAAGCTCGATGATTTTGCTGACTTTACGACATTCGGGATTGCCACGTCATTGCTCCTAAGGACAACTGACCTGATGGACAACATCCTGTGCGTGTGTTACgtcttgtctgtgtttgtccgCCTCTGTTTCTTCACGAGCG GGATCCCATTCATGTACCGCGGCCTGCCCTGCATCTACTCCTCAGGCATCCTGGCCAgtgtctctctgctgtctgGTGGGAACCTGGTCGTGCTGCGGGTCATTGCAGCAGCCATGATCTTCTTCATGATCAGCCAGAGCTTCTACCCCCATGACAAAGTGCTGGAGTCCCAGGCCTGGAAGAAAGTTGTCTATGCTGGAG GAGTCATCATGGTGTTTTGCTCTTCCTTCCCCCCTGCATGTGTCTACTACCTGCTGTGGTCAGTCTCCTACATTTTGTTCCCAACATCCCTTTGGAGCAGTAAAGTGTAA
- the si:ch73-206d17.1 gene encoding LOW QUALITY PROTEIN: tyrosine-protein kinase STYK1 (The sequence of the model RefSeq protein was modified relative to this genomic sequence to represent the inferred CDS: inserted 3 bases in 2 codons; substituted 1 base at 1 genomic stop codon): protein VQAALCRWEIHEEFVLEVLEFWQTGRHGPIRKGLLKKRDXSLVVVKSLRDGPNQPEANEFVKWVLFHATVCKHENVVRMLYCQSKRPPIYLVLDAYRPGNLLHFLWTLKNVTSYTALVDYLRLVHGDVAARNIITGPGLSARVXLGVAFXGRRLDPPIRQRAAEVPLKWQAPERIMMQLSIDRSDMWSFGILLYELMALGSPPYPELEPLSVLPKLQGSYRTKRPENCGGPLEVNLYDLMKYCWMWSFKDRAAFSAIMKLLESSQHLATIQFNFIYSIKS, encoded by the exons GTCCAGGCAGCTTTGTGTCGCTGGGAAATCCACGAAGAGTTTGTTCTTGAGGTACTGGAGTTTTGGCAGACGGGTCGCCATGGCCCCATTCGTAAAGGTCTGCTGAAGAAGAGAG GGAGCCTTGTGGTAGTTAAGTCCCTCCGAG ATGGCCCCAACCAGCCTGAAGCTAACGAGTTTGTGAAGTGGGTCCTCTTCCACGCCACAGTGTGTAAACATGAGAACGTGGTGCGGATGTTGTACTGTCAGAGCAAGCGTCCGCCCATATATCTGGTCTTAGATGCCTACAGACCAGGGAACCTCCTTCACTTCCTCTGGACACTCAAAAATGTAACATCGTACACAGCTTTGGTT GATTACCTGAGGCTGGTGCATGGTGATGTTGCGGCCAGGAACATCATAACTGGCCCAGGCCTATCAGCCCGGGT TCTGGGCGTAGCATTCTGAGGACGCAGACTGGATCCACCAATTAGGCAGAGGGCAGCAGAGGTGCCTCTGAAATGGCAGGCTCCAGAGAGGATCATGATGCAGCTCAGTATCGACAGGAGCGACAT GTGGTCATTTGGAATCTTATTGTATGAACTGATGGCATTGG GCTCTCCTCCATACCCTGAGCTGGAGCCTCTGTCGGTGCTTCCAAAGCTACAGGGCTCTTATCGAACAAAGAGACCGGAGAATTGTGGAGGACCTTTGGAAGTAAACTT GTATGATCTGATGAAGTACTGTTGGATGTGGAGCTTCAAAGACCGAGCTGCATTCTCAGCCATCATGAAGCTGTTGGAGTCCTCGCAGCATCTGGcgactattcaattcaattttatttatagtatcaaatcataa